One genomic region from Thermodesulfobacteriota bacterium encodes:
- a CDS encoding TIGR03936 family radical SAM-associated protein: MTAIPPSIRKPSRYSGSEIRAPLLPWEEARARVLLAFPDAYEIGMSHLGLLLLHTILNARPGTRCERVFAPWGDYEEHLRASGMPLPSLESGRPAGSFDMIGFSLCYELTYTNVLMMLDLAGIPLRSKERGEEQPLVVAGGVCTLNPAPVAPFFDALLVGDGEVAALEIVSAVQERKERGSSRAALLDALARIPGVYVPGISSSVSRRVLPDLALSPLLPAPILPSMRVIHDRLAVEISRGCTRGCRFCQAGYAYRPVRERDPLVVLRYLQEEAPRTGYDEVGLLSLSAADYSCIDRLVTEAMEALAPDHVSLSLPSLRLDALKENTVEQLRKVRKSGFTLAPEAGTERLRRAINKDIADDDVLRTAEWIFGNGWQTLKLYFMVGLPGETAEDVRAVAALAKRVGAVARRHGKRCSVTVSVSPFVPKPHTPFQWERQAGREEMWERIRMLRDALGRDRNVEVKHNSPEVSELEGVFARGDGRLPEAILSAYRNGARFDAWTESFRPEAWSRAFSEGGIDPLEYLAERDPAGPLPWDVVDPGISREFLKAERDKARAGEATPDCRAAGCSACGACPPGLANITFAGRMGAAPAAGRVEDALPPHAKAPPQRHVVRIVYAKEGPAKYLSGLEIQSLWGRTFRRAGLPVAYSQGFNPAPRLSLSPALAVGTDSECEFLEAEFFLPVVASGLPSALPPHLPAGVRLVSAKAVPPGSPRLSDFDIASTYVLRPLPECPLPDEAAPGR; this comes from the coding sequence ATGACCGCGATCCCCCCGTCGATCAGGAAGCCTTCCCGCTACAGCGGAAGCGAGATCCGGGCGCCCCTCCTCCCCTGGGAAGAGGCCCGCGCCCGCGTCCTCCTCGCGTTCCCGGACGCCTACGAGATCGGGATGTCCCACCTCGGGCTGCTCCTCCTTCACACGATCCTGAACGCCCGGCCCGGTACGCGGTGCGAGCGCGTCTTCGCCCCCTGGGGCGACTACGAGGAGCATCTGCGCGCCTCCGGGATGCCGCTCCCTTCGCTCGAGTCCGGGCGCCCGGCCGGCTCCTTCGACATGATCGGCTTCTCCCTGTGCTACGAGCTCACCTACACGAACGTCCTCATGATGCTCGACCTCGCGGGAATCCCGCTGCGGTCGAAGGAGCGCGGGGAGGAGCAGCCGCTGGTCGTCGCGGGAGGCGTCTGCACGCTGAATCCCGCCCCCGTCGCGCCGTTCTTCGATGCCCTCCTCGTGGGGGACGGCGAGGTGGCGGCGCTGGAGATCGTTTCCGCCGTGCAGGAGCGCAAGGAGCGCGGGAGCTCCCGCGCCGCGCTGCTGGATGCGCTCGCCCGGATCCCCGGCGTGTACGTCCCCGGGATCTCCTCCTCGGTCTCCCGGCGCGTCCTCCCCGACCTCGCCCTCTCCCCCCTGCTCCCCGCGCCCATCCTCCCTTCGATGCGGGTGATCCACGACCGCCTGGCCGTGGAGATCTCCCGCGGCTGCACGCGCGGCTGCCGCTTCTGCCAGGCGGGCTACGCCTACCGCCCGGTGCGGGAGCGCGATCCTCTGGTCGTGCTCCGCTACCTCCAGGAGGAGGCGCCCCGGACCGGCTACGACGAGGTGGGGCTTCTGTCCCTGTCCGCGGCGGACTACAGCTGCATCGACCGGCTCGTCACAGAGGCGATGGAGGCGCTGGCGCCGGACCACGTCTCCCTTTCCCTGCCGTCGCTGCGGCTGGACGCGCTGAAGGAGAACACGGTCGAGCAGCTCCGGAAGGTGCGCAAGTCCGGCTTCACGCTGGCGCCGGAGGCCGGCACGGAGCGGCTGCGCCGCGCGATCAACAAGGACATCGCCGACGACGACGTCCTCCGGACGGCGGAGTGGATCTTCGGCAACGGCTGGCAGACGCTCAAGCTCTATTTCATGGTGGGGCTCCCCGGCGAGACGGCCGAGGACGTGCGCGCCGTCGCCGCCTTGGCGAAGCGGGTCGGCGCGGTCGCGCGGAGGCACGGGAAGCGCTGCTCCGTAACCGTGAGCGTCTCCCCCTTCGTCCCCAAGCCGCACACCCCCTTCCAGTGGGAGCGGCAGGCCGGGCGGGAGGAGATGTGGGAGCGGATCCGGATGCTGCGCGACGCGCTCGGCAGGGACCGCAACGTCGAGGTGAAGCACAACTCCCCGGAGGTCTCGGAGCTGGAAGGGGTCTTCGCCCGGGGGGACGGGCGGCTGCCGGAGGCGATCCTTTCCGCGTACCGCAACGGGGCGCGGTTCGATGCGTGGACGGAGTCGTTCCGCCCCGAGGCGTGGAGCCGCGCGTTTTCGGAAGGCGGCATCGACCCGCTCGAGTACCTGGCGGAACGCGACCCCGCCGGGCCGCTCCCCTGGGACGTCGTGGACCCCGGCATCTCGCGGGAGTTCCTGAAGGCCGAGCGGGACAAGGCGCGCGCCGGCGAGGCGACGCCCGACTGCCGCGCCGCGGGCTGCTCCGCCTGCGGGGCGTGCCCGCCGGGGCTGGCGAACATCACCTTCGCCGGGCGGATGGGGGCGGCTCCCGCCGCCGGCCGCGTGGAGGATGCCCTCCCGCCGCACGCGAAGGCCCCGCCGCAGCGGCACGTCGTGCGCATCGTCTACGCCAAGGAAGGGCCGGCGAAATACCTGAGCGGCCTGGAGATCCAGTCGCTCTGGGGGCGGACCTTCCGCCGCGCGGGGCTGCCGGTCGCGTACAGCCAGGGATTCAATCCCGCCCCCCGCCTCTCCCTCTCCCCGGCGCTCGCGGTGGGAACGGACAGCGAGTGCGAGTTCCTCGAGGCGGAGTTCTTCCTCCCGGTCGTCGCCTCCGGGCTGCCGTCGGCCCTGCCGCCCCACCTTCCGGCGGGCGTCCGCCTGGTCTCGGCGAAGGCGGTGCCGCCGGGCTCCCCGCGCCTGTCGGACTTCGACATCGCCTCCACGTACGTCCTGCGCCCGCTCCCGGAATGCCCGCTCCCCGATGAAGCCGCCCCCGGCCG